A stretch of the Actinoalloteichus fjordicus genome encodes the following:
- a CDS encoding MFS transporter, translating to MGFGIRGALTLITVCAAQFMIALDFSIVTVALPAIDRSLNFGGPGALQWVVTAFILPTAGLLLLFGRLSDLFGRRRLFIVGMVIVTVFSLVAGLASVPWVLIAARAGQGVGSAMVGATALALLTSLFPEGPRRDKALGVSGALLSFGFVAGTIGGGVVTSGLSWRWTMLILVIMGAVVLLGAVTLLPRHEERRSARLDVPGALLATSGLLALVYGISTVGTTGWTDPLALSLLLAAVLLLGAFRYVEGRTKAPLAPLSILRRRSVTWGGLTGFVTFGMCGGTTVLLSLYMQDVLLWSPLATGAGFLAEGVAAIVAGALAARFIAAIGTPRTLVIGLLVQGIGTAAMLLLPQEGNLTLLLLTTSALGFGHVLAVVSFIGTMTSGVSNADQGLAGGLAQTAQHVGSAVGVAVLAAVVASATITEGVTAEAGSLVGLRAGLLVGALVTFAGAAVAALFLRKPEPRAREEHRNQPRDDNSSEAVAAT from the coding sequence ATGGGATTCGGTATCCGAGGCGCGCTCACGTTGATTACCGTGTGCGCCGCCCAGTTCATGATCGCGCTCGACTTCTCCATCGTCACGGTCGCACTGCCCGCCATCGACCGTAGCCTGAACTTCGGCGGACCCGGCGCACTGCAGTGGGTCGTGACCGCGTTCATCCTGCCCACCGCAGGACTGCTGCTGTTGTTCGGCAGGCTCTCCGACCTGTTCGGCCGTAGGCGGTTGTTCATCGTGGGCATGGTGATCGTGACCGTGTTCTCGCTGGTCGCGGGGCTGGCCTCGGTGCCGTGGGTGCTGATCGCGGCCAGGGCGGGGCAGGGCGTCGGCTCGGCGATGGTCGGCGCCACCGCGCTCGCGCTGCTCACCTCGCTGTTCCCGGAGGGGCCTCGCCGGGACAAGGCCCTCGGCGTCAGCGGTGCGCTGCTCTCATTCGGCTTCGTCGCGGGCACCATCGGCGGCGGGGTCGTCACCAGCGGGCTGAGCTGGCGTTGGACGATGTTGATCCTGGTCATCATGGGCGCCGTCGTGCTCCTCGGCGCGGTGACCCTCCTGCCCCGACACGAGGAACGACGTTCCGCCCGGCTCGACGTCCCCGGCGCGCTGCTGGCCACCAGCGGTCTGCTCGCGTTGGTCTACGGGATCTCCACGGTCGGCACCACCGGTTGGACGGACCCGCTCGCCCTGTCGTTGCTGCTCGCCGCGGTGCTCCTGTTGGGCGCGTTCCGCTACGTCGAGGGCAGGACCAAGGCTCCGCTCGCACCCTTGTCGATCCTCCGGCGTCGTTCGGTGACATGGGGCGGCCTGACCGGCTTCGTCACCTTCGGCATGTGCGGCGGCACCACGGTCCTGTTGAGCCTCTACATGCAGGATGTGCTCTTGTGGAGTCCGCTGGCGACCGGCGCGGGCTTCCTCGCCGAGGGTGTCGCCGCCATCGTGGCGGGGGCGCTGGCCGCGAGGTTCATCGCCGCGATCGGCACGCCGAGGACTCTCGTCATCGGCCTGCTGGTGCAGGGGATCGGCACTGCGGCGATGCTGCTGCTGCCGCAGGAGGGCAACCTGACCCTGCTGTTGCTCACGACCTCGGCGCTCGGCTTCGGGCACGTGCTCGCGGTGGTGTCGTTCATCGGCACCATGACCTCGGGCGTGTCCAACGCGGATCAGGGCCTCGCAGGCGGGCTCGCCCAGACGGCACAGCATGTCGGCAGCGCGGTCGGCGTCGCCGTGCTGGCCGCGGTGGTCGCGTCGGCGACCATCACCGAGGGCGTGACGGCGGAGGCAGGCTCCCTGGTCGGCCTGCGGGCAGGCCTGCTCGTCGGGGCGCTGGTGACCTTCGCCGGAGCGGCCGTGGCGGCGCTGTTCCTGCGTAAGCCGGAGCCGAGGGCCCGCGAGGAACACCGGAACCAGCCGAGGGACGACAACTCGTCGGAGGCGGTCGCCGCCACCTGA
- a CDS encoding tryptophan halogenase family protein, protein MPRSVVIVGGGTAGWMTASYLKAAFADRIEVTLVESARVGTIGVGEATFSTVRHFFDYLGLDEREWMPACQATYKLAIRFEDWRHKGHHFYHPFERQRMVDGFPITDWWLQQGVTDRFDRDCFLIAALCDAKRSPRHHDGRLFEQDFVESGPERVHRTTLSEQDTQFPYAYHFDASLLADYLSGYAVRRGVRHVVDDVLDVSLDERGWIDHVLTREHGELRGDLFVDCTGFRGLLLNKALEEPFQSYQDTLPNDRAVALRVPVDMAAKGIRPCTTASARDAGWIWTIPLFGRIGTGYVYASEYITPEEAERDLRAFVGPAADDLEANHIRMRIGRSRDSWVRNCVAVGLSSGFVEPLESTGIFFIQHGIEQLVKHFPGDDWNPALRDAYNRSIANCMDGVREFLVLHYRGAARTDNQYWRDAKTRPVPDALAERMEAWQTRLPDTETVFPYYHGFEPYSYACMLLGLGGVPLRSSPALALLSDASAHKDFQIVRDQADELVRTLPSQHEYFARLHQASNGQG, encoded by the coding sequence ATGCCGAGAAGCGTAGTGATCGTGGGTGGCGGCACCGCCGGATGGATGACCGCGTCCTATCTGAAGGCCGCGTTCGCCGATCGCATCGAGGTGACTCTCGTCGAATCGGCGCGGGTCGGGACGATCGGCGTCGGCGAGGCCACCTTCAGCACCGTCCGGCACTTCTTCGACTACCTCGGGCTGGACGAGCGAGAATGGATGCCTGCCTGCCAGGCGACCTACAAGCTCGCCATCAGGTTCGAGGACTGGCGACACAAGGGGCATCACTTCTACCACCCGTTCGAGCGGCAGCGCATGGTCGACGGCTTCCCGATCACCGACTGGTGGCTCCAGCAGGGCGTCACGGACCGTTTCGACCGAGACTGCTTCCTCATCGCCGCCCTCTGCGACGCGAAGCGGTCACCACGTCACCATGACGGTCGGCTGTTCGAACAGGACTTCGTCGAGAGCGGACCGGAACGCGTCCACCGCACCACCCTGTCCGAACAGGACACCCAGTTCCCCTACGCCTACCACTTCGACGCGAGCCTGCTCGCCGACTATCTGAGCGGCTACGCCGTCCGGCGGGGCGTGCGGCACGTCGTGGACGACGTCCTCGACGTCTCCCTCGACGAACGCGGTTGGATCGACCACGTCCTCACTCGGGAACACGGCGAACTGCGCGGCGACCTGTTCGTCGACTGCACCGGATTCCGCGGTCTGCTGCTGAACAAGGCGCTGGAGGAGCCGTTCCAGTCCTATCAGGACACGCTGCCCAACGACCGCGCGGTCGCGCTGCGAGTGCCGGTCGACATGGCGGCCAAGGGCATTCGTCCCTGCACCACGGCCAGCGCGCGCGACGCGGGCTGGATCTGGACCATCCCGCTCTTCGGACGGATCGGCACCGGCTACGTCTATGCGAGCGAGTACATCACGCCGGAGGAGGCGGAGCGGGACCTGCGGGCCTTCGTCGGACCGGCCGCCGACGATCTGGAGGCCAACCACATCAGGATGCGCATCGGCCGCAGCCGGGACTCCTGGGTGCGCAACTGCGTCGCGGTCGGGCTGTCCAGCGGCTTCGTCGAGCCCCTGGAGTCCACGGGGATCTTCTTCATCCAGCACGGCATCGAGCAGCTCGTGAAGCACTTTCCCGGCGACGACTGGAATCCGGCCCTACGCGACGCCTACAACCGGTCGATCGCGAACTGCATGGACGGTGTCCGCGAGTTCCTGGTTCTGCACTATCGGGGCGCGGCGCGGACCGACAACCAGTATTGGCGTGACGCCAAGACCCGCCCCGTTCCTGACGCCCTCGCCGAACGCATGGAGGCGTGGCAGACCCGGCTGCCCGACACTGAGACGGTGTTTCCCTACTATCACGGGTTCGAGCCCTACTCCTATGCCTGCATGCTGCTCGGACTTGGGGGTGTGCCCCTGCGGTCGTCACCGGCGCTCGCGCTGCTCTCCGACGCCTCGGCGCACAAGGATTTCCAGATAGTGCGCGATCAGGCCGACGAACTGGTGCGGACGCTGCCCTCGCAGCACGAGTACTTCGCCCGGCTCCACCAAGCGTCGAACGGACAGGGTTGA
- a CDS encoding TetR/AcrR family transcriptional regulator, protein MTSTAGRPSRVARLPPRERILDAAEELFHGEGIRRVGVQAIAEKAETTKAAIYRHFETKDALVAEWLRIVAADYQAAFDRVETQYADRPREQILAMARFIAEGLPAISHRGCPFINSIAELPDRAHPARQVIEEHKARQTRRLTAMCAEAGLPDPEQAAAEITFVLEGAQVSTQNGSIDRAGERLMRFVAGILDQHSSPPGASGTNAG, encoded by the coding sequence ATGACATCGACCGCAGGCAGGCCGAGCAGGGTGGCGAGGCTGCCGCCGCGTGAGCGCATCCTCGACGCGGCGGAGGAGCTCTTCCACGGTGAGGGGATTCGGCGGGTCGGGGTCCAGGCGATCGCCGAGAAGGCCGAGACCACCAAGGCGGCGATCTACCGGCACTTCGAGACCAAGGACGCGCTGGTCGCGGAGTGGCTGCGGATCGTCGCCGCCGACTACCAGGCGGCCTTCGACCGCGTCGAGACGCAGTATGCCGACAGGCCGAGGGAGCAGATCCTGGCCATGGCCCGCTTCATCGCCGAGGGGCTGCCCGCGATCTCACACCGGGGCTGCCCGTTCATCAACTCCATCGCCGAGCTGCCCGACCGTGCCCACCCGGCACGGCAGGTGATCGAGGAGCACAAGGCCAGGCAGACCCGCAGGCTGACCGCCATGTGCGCCGAGGCCGGGCTGCCCGACCCCGAGCAGGCTGCGGCCGAGATCACCTTCGTCCTCGAAGGCGCACAGGTCAGCACGCAGAACGGCAGCATCGATCGCGCGGGGGAGCGGCTGATGAGATTCGTCGCGGGAATCCTCGATCAGCACAGCTCGCCCCCCGGTGCGTCCGGGACGAACGCCGGCTGA
- a CDS encoding MarR family winged helix-turn-helix transcriptional regulator: protein MTTPELSAVVAATHDIWMRTNDLIAHALAGHRLTPATFQALWAIDPAEPPPSMKVMAARLYCNAPNLTFITDQLVDRGLVERAVDPANRRSRLLVLTAKGRRVRDELVQTAMEKTPFAGLTHEELGQLATLLYRVVDGSDGVLSRQS from the coding sequence ATGACCACGCCCGAGCTCTCCGCGGTGGTCGCCGCGACCCACGACATCTGGATGCGGACCAACGATCTGATCGCGCACGCGCTGGCCGGGCACCGGCTGACACCGGCGACGTTCCAGGCGCTGTGGGCCATCGACCCGGCCGAGCCGCCACCCTCGATGAAGGTGATGGCCGCACGCCTGTACTGCAACGCACCGAACCTCACCTTCATCACCGACCAACTCGTGGACCGAGGCCTGGTGGAACGCGCGGTGGACCCGGCCAACCGCCGCTCCCGCCTCCTGGTGCTGACCGCCAAGGGCCGCCGGGTTCGCGACGAACTGGTCCAGACGGCCATGGAGAAGACGCCGTTCGCGGGGCTGACCCACGAGGAGCTGGGGCAGCTCGCGACCCTGCTGTACCGGGTCGTCGACGGGTCTGACGGGGTGCTGTCTCGCCAATCATGA
- a CDS encoding DUF6875 domain-containing protein, with product MTTETGTTLPTDPEARVALARRWVGEYPPKPHPELGRSGVVCPYMVRALARDYVHVEGFAAAQGDDALADRARTLRDGMLARSTELGSDRIYLVSVVVPHGLPEPELKAMVDRVHGRLRAEFVTRGYMAGDFWPNHDTPGLHHSDFRPFASPLPMLGMRPMVPADLMFFVTHERDSARRLTYLGYFREVFADRLNDYWAGRLDEEASLAAEAVRRGDPAMGPSRGTGEERVPEPDEAVALAGLRPSSETTQ from the coding sequence ATGACGACGGAGACCGGTACGACGCTCCCGACGGACCCCGAGGCTCGGGTGGCGTTGGCCCGCCGATGGGTCGGCGAGTACCCGCCGAAGCCCCATCCGGAACTGGGCAGGTCCGGGGTGGTCTGCCCCTACATGGTTCGTGCATTGGCACGTGACTACGTCCACGTCGAGGGTTTCGCGGCCGCGCAGGGCGACGACGCGCTCGCCGACCGAGCCCGAACCCTGCGCGACGGGATGCTGGCCCGATCCACCGAATTGGGATCGGACCGGATCTATCTCGTCTCCGTCGTGGTGCCCCACGGTCTGCCGGAACCGGAACTGAAGGCCATGGTCGACCGAGTGCACGGAAGGCTGCGCGCCGAGTTCGTCACCAGGGGCTACATGGCAGGAGACTTCTGGCCAAACCATGACACGCCAGGGCTCCACCATTCGGACTTCCGCCCCTTCGCCAGCCCGCTGCCGATGCTGGGGATGCGCCCGATGGTCCCGGCGGACCTGATGTTCTTCGTCACCCATGAACGCGACTCCGCCCGCCGTCTCACCTATCTCGGATACTTCAGGGAGGTCTTCGCCGACCGGCTCAACGACTACTGGGCGGGCCGACTCGACGAGGAGGCGAGCCTCGCCGCCGAGGCCGTGCGGCGGGGAGATCCGGCGATGGGTCCTTCCAGGGGAACCGGCGAGGAACGGGTTCCCGAACCGGATGAGGCCGTCGCGCTCGCGGGCCTGCGGCCGAGTTCCGAGACGACGCAGTGA
- a CDS encoding SDR family NAD(P)-dependent oxidoreductase, translated as MRDDYRGVTALVTGASKGLGREYALELARRGARVILLARSDADLREVAAQIRERHGGPEAEVIVGDLAVPDGPERILQELRDRGLTVDLLLNNAGAGSVGPFLTRPLEPQLRSVGLNISGLLTLTHAIGAELVARGSGGIINVSSTAAFQPMPYQAGYAATKAFVLSFTEALAEELRGTGVHIMAAHPGAIATGFFDGTSAEIDPRAADSPAPLAAQTLDDYTRRRAVSYPGRKVNRVMTWLARLLPRTVVARIAGGFNRRLRLHEVVDVA; from the coding sequence ATGAGAGATGACTACCGTGGTGTCACTGCGCTCGTCACGGGTGCGTCCAAGGGACTGGGGCGGGAGTACGCGCTGGAGCTGGCACGCCGGGGAGCGCGGGTGATCCTGCTGGCCCGTTCGGATGCGGACCTGCGGGAGGTCGCCGCACAGATCCGGGAACGGCACGGCGGCCCGGAGGCCGAGGTGATCGTCGGCGACCTCGCCGTTCCGGACGGCCCGGAGCGCATCCTCCAGGAGCTGCGCGATCGCGGTCTGACGGTCGACCTGCTGCTCAACAACGCGGGCGCGGGCAGCGTGGGCCCGTTCCTCACCCGCCCGCTCGAGCCGCAGCTGCGCTCCGTCGGGCTCAACATCAGCGGCCTGCTCACGCTGACCCACGCGATCGGGGCCGAGCTGGTCGCCCGCGGCTCCGGAGGCATCATCAACGTCTCGTCCACCGCAGCCTTCCAGCCCATGCCCTACCAGGCGGGCTATGCCGCGACCAAGGCCTTCGTGCTCTCCTTCACCGAGGCGCTGGCCGAGGAGCTTCGGGGCACCGGCGTCCACATCATGGCCGCGCACCCCGGCGCGATCGCGACCGGTTTCTTCGACGGAACCTCGGCCGAGATCGACCCCCGCGCGGCGGACTCGCCCGCCCCGCTCGCGGCCCAGACGCTGGACGACTACACCCGACGACGCGCGGTGTCCTACCCGGGCCGGAAGGTGAATCGGGTCATGACCTGGCTTGCGCGGCTGCTGCCGCGCACCGTCGTCGCGCGGATCGCGGGCGGATTCAACCGCAGACTGCGCCTGCACGAGGTGGTCGACGTCGCCTGA
- a CDS encoding carboxylesterase/lipase family protein produces MSRVRTDHGVVEGVESGGLHLFRNIPFAAPPFGRRRFRPPVPPEPWDGVRDGTRSGPAAPQPAGQGLLGSVYAPQRTGADCLTLEVCTPDPGTTGLPVMVHVHGGAYVYGAGSAPGFRGHTFARHGIVHVGVNYRLGVDGFLYLGAGADNLGLRDQTAALEWVHRNIAAFGGDPGQVTIFGQSGGAVSVFTHLAMPASRGLFTRAIAQSGHPAATVGPDEAMRITRHVARRLGVAATVEGLRDVPIARTVAATEAALAGFGRNIIVGDRRSLLLSPFRAIHDTETLPTPPGRIAGTGTASDVPVLTGTVRNEAVDIITAMASSPFSAPLIRRGLRSALGIDRTLRDAYRDGPRRITDPSALIEAAWTDWAFRMPTLRFAVARAAPTWIYEFRWQSEARPPLLGASHGIDLCFVRDDVDLVATAGKAGRELLGARRPHGLATAMHDAWVRFVRSGDPGWPRYESRERATMVFDTSSHVVADAAGAERRVWEGRALHGL; encoded by the coding sequence ATGAGCCGAGTCCGGACCGACCACGGCGTCGTCGAAGGAGTCGAGAGCGGCGGGCTGCACCTCTTCCGGAACATCCCTTTCGCCGCGCCGCCGTTCGGCCGCCGTCGGTTCCGCCCGCCCGTGCCGCCCGAGCCGTGGGACGGGGTGCGCGACGGGACCCGGTCGGGACCGGCTGCTCCGCAGCCCGCAGGGCAGGGCCTGCTCGGCAGTGTGTACGCGCCGCAGCGCACCGGTGCGGACTGCCTCACCCTGGAGGTGTGCACGCCCGATCCGGGGACCACTGGTCTGCCGGTGATGGTGCACGTTCACGGTGGCGCCTATGTCTACGGCGCGGGTTCGGCGCCGGGCTTTCGCGGGCACACCTTCGCCCGGCACGGGATCGTGCACGTCGGTGTCAACTACCGGCTGGGTGTCGACGGCTTCCTCTACCTGGGTGCCGGTGCGGACAACCTCGGGTTACGCGACCAGACTGCCGCGCTGGAGTGGGTGCACCGCAACATCGCCGCCTTCGGCGGTGACCCAGGGCAGGTGACGATCTTCGGTCAGTCCGGCGGAGCGGTCAGCGTGTTCACTCACCTGGCGATGCCTGCCTCGCGCGGGCTGTTCACCCGCGCGATCGCGCAGAGCGGACACCCTGCGGCGACGGTGGGGCCGGACGAGGCGATGCGGATCACGCGGCACGTCGCGCGCCGCCTCGGCGTCGCAGCGACCGTCGAGGGGCTGCGCGACGTCCCGATCGCACGGACCGTGGCCGCCACGGAAGCGGCGTTGGCAGGCTTCGGCCGGAACATCATCGTGGGCGACCGGCGTTCCCTTCTTCTCAGTCCTTTTCGGGCGATCCACGACACCGAGACCCTGCCCACCCCTCCCGGCCGGATCGCAGGCACCGGCACCGCGTCCGACGTGCCGGTGCTGACCGGCACCGTGCGCAACGAGGCCGTCGACATCATCACCGCGATGGCGAGCAGTCCCTTCTCTGCCCCGCTGATCCGCCGAGGGCTCCGATCGGCGCTCGGCATCGATCGCACACTGCGCGACGCCTACCGGGACGGACCGCGTCGCATCACCGATCCCTCCGCGCTGATCGAGGCGGCCTGGACGGACTGGGCATTCCGCATGCCCACCCTCCGCTTCGCGGTGGCCCGAGCCGCACCCACCTGGATCTACGAGTTCCGCTGGCAGTCCGAAGCCCGCCCGCCCCTGCTCGGTGCGTCGCACGGCATCGACCTCTGTTTCGTGCGCGACGACGTCGATCTCGTGGCGACGGCAGGCAAGGCAGGGCGGGAACTGCTCGGGGCACGGCGACCGCACGGCCTGGCGACCGCCATGCACGACGCGTGGGTGCGGTTCGTCAGGTCCGGCGATCCCGGCTGGCCCCGCTACGAATCCCGGGAGCGGGCGACGATGGTGTTCGACACCTCCTCCCACGTCGTGGCGGACGCGGCAGGCGCAGAGCGTCGGGTGTGGGAGGGGCGTGCGCTGCACGGACTGTGA
- a CDS encoding amidase: MTVRVAEYVSHDAVGLAELVAAGEVTPAELAAAAREAAQAVGPQINAIVETWSADDAPAQDPDPGSTPLAGVPFLIKDIGVAMAGRRMELGSRLAAGNVAAADSALMQRFRRAGLVTFGRTATPELAYSITTEPVLSGVTRNPWDLARSAGGSSGGAGAAVAAGVVPIAHATDAAGSLRIPAAYNGLFGLKPTRGRVSMGPDADEVFNGLGVHGSVSRTVRDSAVLLDLIRGPEPGDPYFAQQPLRPYAAEVTRPPGTLRIGVLAQAWGGRRTTAPVVDALAHTVRLLDSLGHQVEEVAVDLGVGWEEFVLANARLSTANLTALIDTLAAAFDRPVDSSTLEPASLAGYHYGRQVSGAQLVGALALRNRVARSLARYFDAYDMLLTPTLPELPLPVDAYADGEAALDGLGWIDRLNDRSPFTTAFNMAGTPAMSVPATNDVETGLPIGVQFAAGYGREDSLFRLAGQLERAAPWSDRVPPVWPGNRTGG, encoded by the coding sequence GTGACAGTGAGAGTTGCCGAGTACGTGAGCCACGACGCAGTCGGGCTCGCCGAGCTGGTGGCCGCAGGTGAGGTGACCCCCGCCGAGCTGGCGGCGGCCGCCCGCGAGGCCGCGCAGGCCGTCGGTCCGCAGATCAACGCCATTGTGGAGACCTGGTCTGCCGACGACGCCCCAGCCCAGGACCCCGACCCCGGCAGCACGCCGCTGGCCGGGGTCCCCTTCCTGATCAAGGACATCGGAGTCGCCATGGCCGGGCGGCGGATGGAGCTGGGCAGCAGGCTCGCGGCGGGCAACGTCGCGGCCGCCGACTCCGCCCTGATGCAGCGATTCCGTCGCGCAGGCCTGGTGACGTTCGGGCGCACCGCGACCCCGGAGCTGGCCTACAGCATCACGACGGAGCCGGTGCTGTCCGGCGTGACCCGCAACCCGTGGGATCTGGCGCGGAGCGCAGGCGGATCGAGCGGCGGCGCGGGGGCGGCCGTCGCTGCCGGGGTGGTCCCGATCGCCCACGCCACCGACGCCGCAGGTTCGCTTCGCATCCCCGCCGCCTACAACGGACTGTTCGGGTTGAAGCCCACTCGTGGCCGGGTCTCGATGGGTCCGGACGCCGACGAGGTCTTCAACGGCCTGGGCGTGCATGGCAGCGTCAGCCGCACCGTCCGCGACAGTGCGGTACTGCTCGACCTGATCCGAGGCCCGGAGCCGGGTGACCCCTACTTCGCCCAGCAGCCGCTCCGGCCGTACGCGGCGGAGGTCACCCGGCCGCCCGGCACACTGCGGATCGGCGTCCTCGCGCAGGCCTGGGGCGGACGGCGCACCACCGCACCAGTGGTCGACGCACTCGCCCACACGGTGCGCCTGCTCGACTCCCTCGGCCACCAGGTCGAGGAGGTCGCGGTCGACCTCGGAGTCGGCTGGGAGGAGTTCGTCCTGGCCAATGCCCGCCTGTCGACGGCGAATCTCACGGCCTTGATCGACACGCTGGCCGCCGCCTTCGATCGCCCGGTCGACTCCTCGACGCTCGAGCCCGCGAGCCTGGCGGGCTACCACTACGGACGGCAGGTCAGCGGCGCCCAGCTCGTCGGCGCGCTCGCGCTCCGGAACCGAGTCGCGCGGAGTCTGGCCCGGTACTTCGACGCCTACGACATGCTGCTCACCCCGACCCTGCCCGAGCTTCCCCTGCCGGTCGACGCCTATGCCGACGGGGAGGCGGCGCTGGACGGCCTCGGCTGGATCGACCGGCTCAACGACCGCTCGCCGTTCACCACGGCGTTCAACATGGCGGGCACGCCCGCCATGTCCGTGCCCGCGACGAACGACGTCGAGACGGGACTCCCGATCGGTGTGCAGTTCGCGGCCGGGTACGGCCGCGAGGACAGTCTCTTCCGCCTGGCAGGCCAACTCGAACGTGCCGCCCCGTGGTCGGACCGCGTTCCCCCGGTGTGGCCCGGGAACCGTACCGGGGGCTGA
- a CDS encoding flavin reductase family protein, with amino-acid sequence MTAEERAPAPEQACGARRRPRVPAPRAGDGFGTVMAGFPTGVGVMTAMATGDRPVGMACFALCCGGLEPFDPAAPTRRPSA; translated from the coding sequence TTGACGGCCGAGGAACGGGCTCCGGCGCCGGAGCAGGCCTGCGGGGCCCGCAGGCGCCCCCGAGTCCCCGCTCCCCGCGCGGGCGACGGCTTCGGCACCGTCATGGCGGGCTTCCCGACCGGAGTCGGGGTGATGACGGCCATGGCCACGGGCGACCGACCAGTGGGCATGGCCTGCTTCGCGCTGTGCTGCGGCGGTCTGGAGCCCTTCGACCCTGCTGCTCCGACGCGCCGTCCCAGCGCCTGA
- a CDS encoding methyltransferase: MVGDPQGHERNGAAAETAVAVSQAEHLASAAEMRAMIFGRLLSAALCTAAALRLPDLLHEGPQTAEQLARRCGALPGPLARLLRVLANFDTVTVGADGAFALTSLGETLRSDVPGSAWPTAMLAAEFGPGWDRLLDTVRTGTPSFERVHGVDVFGLLAGDPELSSLFYASQAADLDLTLDRLSRVDFTRFPTIVDVGGGDGALLRRVLTDHPAGRGVLLDLPGAAAQARERLAAAGLGDRCAVSAGDFFTAVPAGGDLYLLRDILHDWPDARCLELLTVCRRAMAPTATLMIIERVSDPVLSSDPAARLTGLMDLYMLSVLDGRERTLEEFAVLLTSAGFVPSPAVRLTGGAAVIEAAPGPSE, translated from the coding sequence ATGGTCGGTGATCCGCAGGGCCACGAGCGGAACGGAGCGGCGGCCGAGACCGCCGTCGCCGTCTCGCAGGCCGAACACCTCGCGTCCGCCGCCGAGATGCGCGCCATGATCTTCGGTCGCCTGCTGTCCGCCGCGCTGTGCACGGCAGCCGCGCTGCGTCTTCCCGACCTGCTCCACGAGGGCCCGCAGACAGCGGAGCAGCTGGCCCGGCGGTGCGGGGCACTCCCCGGTCCGCTCGCCAGGCTGCTCCGCGTGCTGGCCAACTTCGACACCGTGACCGTCGGCGCCGACGGCGCGTTCGCCCTCACCTCGCTCGGGGAGACGCTCCGCAGCGACGTGCCAGGGTCCGCCTGGCCCACGGCGATGCTCGCGGCCGAGTTCGGACCGGGCTGGGACCGGCTCCTGGACACCGTGCGTACGGGGACCCCGTCCTTCGAACGGGTTCACGGCGTCGACGTCTTCGGCCTGCTCGCCGGAGACCCGGAACTGAGTTCGTTGTTCTACGCCTCCCAGGCCGCCGATCTCGATCTCACCCTCGATCGGCTGAGCCGGGTCGACTTCACGAGATTCCCGACGATCGTGGACGTCGGCGGCGGAGACGGCGCGCTGTTGCGGCGAGTGCTGACCGACCATCCGGCGGGCAGGGGAGTGCTCCTCGACCTGCCCGGAGCGGCAGCGCAGGCGCGGGAGCGGCTTGCCGCCGCCGGGCTGGGCGATCGGTGTGCGGTCTCGGCGGGGGACTTCTTCACCGCAGTGCCGGCAGGCGGTGATCTGTACCTGTTACGCGACATCCTGCACGACTGGCCGGATGCGCGATGTCTCGAACTCCTGACGGTGTGCCGCCGTGCCATGGCGCCCACCGCCACACTGATGATCATCGAGCGGGTCTCGGACCCGGTCCTGTCCTCGGACCCGGCGGCGCGACTGACCGGGCTGATGGACCTGTACATGCTGTCGGTCCTGGACGGACGTGAACGCACCCTCGAGGAGTTCGCCGTCCTGCTGACCTCCGCCGGGTTCGTCCCGAGCCCCGCCGTGCGGCTGACCGGCGGCGCCGCAGTGATCGAGGCCGCTCCGGGACCCTCCGAGTGA